GCTTATTTGGATCATGGATGTTATTTGTGTTTTCCTTTTTCCCttttaaatttatcattatataataaaacagtCATAAGTTCTACAAATATTACCAGATCTTAGTTTTAGATTTCTGTATtgctcaaaaatatttaaaattacacAAAGTCTCTATATCCTATCAATATCCAACTAAAATTCAAATCTACGATTCCATAATCTCATTCTTAGGAAGTGTCCAAATCTAAAATCTCTTGTCATGGTTAATATTTCTCTTGTTAACCAACTAAACTAACCTTAGATTCTGAACCTGTCACATATATACTAACTGACTTGTCTTCTTTTGTTCTCTGTACTTTGCAGGAGCTCTAAATTATGATTATGGAATACATTTTTTCATTGTGTCTATCATCGCTTGTGTTTGTTGAGGTAAGAGCAAAATATTTGGAGGATATGAAGAAACTGGGAGTTATTTATGGCTAATTCAACAACCCTCAAGAGATTCAAACTCTCCGTTTAGATCAGATAGAGGAAATAAATTATGTGATCCTCAACGAGCTCTTTGCATTGGCAAGAAAATCTGTCACGTGTGAAGTTGTTGTTCAACCACATGTATGTTTTCACTAGATCTTCCAGTTAATAGAGGTATGTTAAGTAACGTTTGTTTATAACATATACTGTATCCCACGGATAAGAGTTAGCAAAAATCTCTAATAAttagtttaccaaaaaaaaaaaagatctagcTATAAGCACACAAAAGTCCAACAATAAAAAGCAGTCACATAATACTGAATAGTGAATACTAATAAACCACACTAATAATGAGCCACTCTTCAACTatgaatatgacaatattagcAATTTATTAAGTTTTGTAGTCTCTTACGGAACATATTTTCTTAGTCAGGAACTTAATAAGACATATATAAGAAATTGATCatgagaaaaaaattgtttcctttttttcgtattttataatgttgaaagtaaaaaaaaaaatctcaaaaaaatttctcaaaaaaaatcgtaaaaaaaaattgaatgctTTTCTCCACGAAATATACATTTCTTTGTCATATTAACTCAATTTTGCTATTGTTATATTATtgctaaatttatatatatgcggAATAACAATACCAAAATGTTACTTTCGTTTTGTAACTATATACTATCAGAAGAATGAAAGGTGAGAAATGTCTTGGTATGCTGTTCTTGGAGATACAAGAGCACAAACACATATTTATCAACTAGTTGCAATCATGAACACTGTATTGTGTATATATACGAACTCACCAGCTTAGTTCATATGTGCCTAACCCAAATTACCATTGAACTAGATCCACTCTCTTTCTGTCTCTATATATAGATCCACTCTATCATTCATTCACACAGAAACATACTTAccaaatctaaaaaataaagcCAAAACTTTTATTTCTTCATTAAACAATTAATCTCTAATATTATCAAATCAGTTATACGGAATGGCACATCCAAGGATCCCCATTTCAACTATTTGCTTATTGCTTTGTATTGTAGGTTTTGTCTCGCAATCTTGTGAGGCTAGAAAGGTTGTAATGCCTTACGACGCAAGCAATGGATTGTTTCTTAGTGTTTTACCAAAGGGCAATGTGCCACCTTCGGGTCCAAGCGACAAGGGTCACACTTCTCCGCCTAAGGATTATTCCGATCAACATATGGTTCAGGGAAACTCGGCGGAGATTTACCGCCAACTAGGATCGGTCCCTAGCCCCGGCGTTGGTAATTAGGCACATTATATCACCGACTTATATTGTCGATTTCatttcataatattatcatatatTGTAAGtcgtcttttcttttttttttgtcatcttttttttgtcatcatattgtaagtcgtctaatgATTAATGTTTGTGTGTCTTCATAAAATGATATGGTGCCGGCTATATATTGAAGTTGTTGTGTTTATGTGTGATCTGTAGTTGAGTAATAAAACCACTATCTTACACTTGTAATATGTCTATGTGTGTGTGTTGGCATATGGTATCGTACATACATGTATGTAAAGACTAAAGAGatctaaaactgaaaaaaaaaaatacatttttaaatgatattgttcatgattttttttaattttcgagTGCTATAGTTTACAAATTCCATTTGTGGCCATATTTACATTACTTCATTTCTAGCTAGTAGTGTAATAGTTAAGCTTACAGTATAAGTTCACAAATTTAATTAAGTCCAAAGATTATAGTAATTACTAAAGATTTTAAGGAACAAGTTTTTaacgaaagaaagaaagattcaGGACGATCCGattacacatatataaacatgaacATTTGACTAGTGCCCACTATGACTAGTGCCCACTATAATcgagaaaatataaatagtttgcGTACGTAAACTAAATTCATCAGTAACGAAGCTAATGGTATAATCCTATAGCTTTTAAAGTGAATAAGCTTTGCTTTGGCACCTTTCTGGACAAAAGTTTATGAATTGACAACAATCGAGAAATATTTGTCTAGTTTACGTAAGATAAGAGACGTCTTCCTCTGACCTGTTGACGTTTTTCTTCTATGCATAGATTCAGAAtttgaaaaagagaagaaaaaggaaaatgaaaaaGACATGCAATAATAGGAACACCATTATTGCTTATCTCCGGGATTATACTATTTAAGGACTAACTTTTCGTCATGAAGCTTCTCTCGGTttcctcttttgttttttttttgtttttaataagtttAACTAACCAACTAGTAAGATGGAGCCGCTTATTACACATTCAACTTAGATAGTTAAACTCAGGTTTCTTACATAAAATCAGGAAAATCCTATGGATTTCATATGTAACATCATGTTAGATTAACGTGCCATCAACTTTGGAAAAAAAATCCATGTGTTGATTTTGACGACAAAATTTTACATGTATCTGTCGAGTTTAAGTATAATCCAAAAGTAGGTGTCAATTTAGATTCTATGGCATTGCCATTGTTATATCAAAGGTTGACTTATGTTGTCAGATAAACGTGGTTCCGAATAAAGACGTTTTAAGAATAGTGTTTGTCATGCACTGTACATATAAATCTTGGTAAATTTGCATTATTCCAGATTTGTTTAGAAACTTGTAAACTACGTTACTTTCATTATCAGCATGTGAATCGTACCAAATGTGACTTTTTTCATAACATCGTTGCGTCTTAACTTAGAACAACAAACCCATTAATTCCACTTCTTTTTCTATGATTTGTTACACAAAAGGAATCTAATTCTTCTATAAGATTTTTGGTTCAGTAGaagtttacttctttttttttgcaggtgcCAAGTACGTCCTTAGGAATCCTTCAAAACCgaataaaagaaatttacaaAGGTAAGAAGAGACAAAGCTCGGTTCTGTATGTTTAACAGAGACACCATTACAATTAAAATCCAAAATGTGTGTGAGCCAAAACGTTGAACAATGAACCGGAAGTTAACCAGCTTCGGTTCTCATAAAAAGCCGACAAGCTTTACAATACATGAAATTAAAAACGTAATTTCTCTAGCCGGAGTTACAAATCACGGTTAAGGTTATTTACTGACGTGAGCCAGAATCCTATTGATGAGAGCATCTTTCTTCCCGCTGAGGGGTAGATTGTTGGCAGTCAAGTATGTCTTCAGCTCCACAACCGTCAAGTCTTTAAGctaaacaaagaaaacaaaacgtTGAGATCATCAAGCAGAGATCTAAAAGGGGATTATATAAACGCAAACCAACGTTAAAGATGATGGTTTCACCTTCCCGGTTTTTGCAAGCTCGACAAAGT
This genomic interval from Brassica napus cultivar Da-Ae chromosome A6, Da-Ae, whole genome shotgun sequence contains the following:
- the BNAA06G11430D gene encoding precursor of CEP13 — its product is MAHPRIPISTICLLLCIVGFVSQSCEARKVVMPYDASNGLFLSVLPKGNVPPSGPSDKGHTSPPKDYSDQHMVQGNSAEIYRQLGSVPSPGVGN